From Halalkalibaculum roseum, the proteins below share one genomic window:
- a CDS encoding putative signal transducing protein has protein sequence MFKGPDPNKIENWTCVMERSTELEVEMAKNYLSNLQIPSNILSKRDSAYSLNVGEMALVYLYVPDEYEEEAREAIKEWESSEHLDDEEE, from the coding sequence ATGTTTAAAGGACCGGACCCCAACAAAATTGAGAATTGGACCTGCGTGATGGAGCGTAGCACTGAGCTGGAAGTGGAAATGGCCAAGAACTATTTATCCAACCTGCAAATACCCTCCAATATATTATCAAAACGAGATTCAGCCTACAGTCTGAATGTAGGTGAAATGGCACTGGTTTACCTTTATGTGCCGGATGAGTATGAAGAGGAGGCCAGAGAAGCTATTAAAGAGTGGGAATCATCGGAACACCTAGATGATGAGGAAGAGTAA
- a CDS encoding phosphatidate cytidylyltransferase encodes MSELAKRILFAVPAAAIFLYITWIGGWAFTSLIVIIGMLMQYEMINVSTKAGFKPDDFFPYTIGLWILLVPVLPHALEIGVGIFLLLMAMQVLKNPSKGIQEMVSTLFSGVYAPLGMLMFLMTRNLGETDTGFVLTLSLLLMVWGNDVFAYFGGKYTGSHLMAPDISPKKTWEGFGFGILGAIAGLLISIYLIPIAYPVSVLYVLPLALVLSIFGPLGDLAVSKMKRAGGLKDTANILPGHGGFLDRFDALILAAPAFYLYIYFLEVFGYVSV; translated from the coding sequence GTGAGTGAATTAGCCAAAAGAATTCTATTTGCCGTTCCTGCTGCTGCCATATTTCTTTACATAACCTGGATTGGGGGTTGGGCTTTCACCTCGCTGATTGTAATCATTGGCATGCTGATGCAGTATGAAATGATTAACGTCAGCACCAAAGCAGGTTTCAAGCCTGATGATTTCTTTCCTTATACCATTGGACTGTGGATCTTACTGGTTCCGGTTTTACCTCATGCTTTGGAGATTGGAGTAGGTATTTTTTTACTGCTCATGGCCATGCAGGTTCTGAAGAATCCATCCAAAGGCATACAGGAAATGGTTTCTACTCTTTTCTCCGGAGTATATGCTCCGCTCGGTATGCTCATGTTCTTGATGACCCGCAACCTTGGTGAGACTGATACCGGTTTTGTGCTTACTTTAAGTTTATTATTGATGGTCTGGGGCAATGACGTTTTTGCCTATTTTGGAGGCAAATATACCGGTTCCCACCTCATGGCTCCTGATATCAGTCCCAAAAAAACATGGGAGGGTTTCGGTTTTGGAATCCTGGGCGCCATTGCCGGTCTGCTGATTTCGATTTACCTGATACCTATCGCTTATCCGGTATCTGTTTTATATGTGTTGCCGCTGGCTTTGGTGCTTAGCATCTTTGGCCCGCTAGGCGACCTGGCCGTAAGTAAGATGAAACGCGCCGGGGGATTAAAAGACACCGCCAATATTTTGCCGGGGCACGGTGGCTTTTTAGATCGTTTTGATGCACTGATATTAGCTGCACCCGCTTTTTATCTTTACATCTATTTCTTAGAGGTATTCGGATATGTCTCGGTTTAG